The proteins below are encoded in one region of Vallitalea longa:
- a CDS encoding lipopolysaccharide biosynthesis protein produces the protein MKANTSKKVISKDMIFYLPAKILEGIVGFVTIGVYSRLFTTEVYGEYGGINPTINITFLIVLGWLMHSLYRYINTYKDNNNTEELCSTAFVSYITITGIFLIGIIIFILSGNKIISTTLLLSAFLMFVAYGLNQVLLNLLVALKKIKLNLILSLCGVVLKLVLTILLAFNFDRSVEILFIANGTVDLVKAIIVFVNLKGYRYIDFNKASMNTLKVMLRYGFPLIGLSLTMFVLNISDRYVIIYFCGSDVNGIYTANYSLASAVYTMMMMGIMRAVYPNLLDSWGKKDINRTKDILSSGVRYYLLICVPATVGLVVLSEPISRLCLSGEYQMGYSIIALTSIGMLFFGLSEYCNKAWELTINTKTILRNSLISGIINLVLNIILIPAYGYKIAAITTMLSFIIYFILCYTGAKKILIWKLKPVVYIRIIGSALTFGVLLIIAGYFIEINAAILVLAIIVSIIIYGVLLILTGELTEEIVMLRKLIKHK, from the coding sequence ATGAAGGCAAATACATCAAAAAAAGTAATTTCCAAGGATATGATATTTTATCTTCCTGCTAAAATATTAGAAGGAATCGTAGGATTTGTAACAATAGGTGTTTATTCCAGATTGTTTACAACTGAAGTATATGGTGAATATGGAGGAATCAATCCTACTATCAACATTACCTTCTTGATTGTGTTAGGATGGTTAATGCACTCTTTATATAGATATATAAATACATATAAAGATAATAATAATACAGAAGAACTTTGTTCAACAGCATTTGTAAGTTATATAACAATTACAGGAATTTTCCTGATTGGAATAATAATATTTATTTTAAGTGGAAACAAGATTATAAGTACAACATTATTGTTAAGTGCTTTTCTGATGTTTGTTGCATATGGACTCAACCAAGTTTTACTTAATCTTTTGGTGGCATTAAAGAAAATTAAGCTTAATCTGATATTATCACTATGTGGTGTAGTCTTAAAGCTTGTTTTAACAATATTATTAGCCTTTAATTTTGATAGGTCAGTTGAGATATTATTTATTGCCAATGGAACAGTTGATTTAGTAAAAGCAATTATAGTTTTTGTTAATTTGAAAGGTTACAGGTATATAGATTTCAATAAAGCTTCTATGAATACATTAAAAGTCATGTTAAGATATGGTTTCCCGTTAATCGGATTGAGCTTAACCATGTTTGTACTTAACATTTCTGATAGATATGTCATAATTTATTTTTGTGGATCTGATGTAAATGGTATATATACTGCCAATTATTCATTAGCTTCAGCAGTGTATACAATGATGATGATGGGGATAATGAGAGCGGTTTACCCTAATCTATTGGATTCATGGGGAAAAAAGGACATAAACAGAACAAAAGATATACTATCCAGTGGAGTTAGATATTATTTGTTGATATGCGTACCTGCAACAGTAGGTTTAGTAGTACTTTCAGAGCCTATTTCAAGATTATGTCTTTCAGGTGAATATCAAATGGGATATTCAATTATAGCTTTGACTTCAATAGGAATGTTATTTTTTGGATTAAGTGAATACTGTAATAAGGCATGGGAACTTACAATTAATACAAAAACGATATTAAGAAATAGCCTAATAAGTGGAATAATTAATTTAGTGCTTAACATTATTTTGATTCCTGCATATGGATATAAAATTGCTGCTATAACGACTATGTTATCATTTATTATCTATTTCATTTTATGTTATACAGGAGCAAAAAAAATATTGATATGGAAGTTGAAACCAGTAGTATATATACGTATAATTGGAAGTGCATTAACTTTTGGTGTATTGCTGATTATTGCAGGGTATTTTATAGAAATCAATGCAGCGATTCTTGTTTTGGCAATTATCGTTTCAATAATAATATATGGTGTATTGTTAATATTGACAGGCGAATTGACAGAAGAAATAGTTATGCTACGTAAATTAATAAAGCATAAATAA
- a CDS encoding nucleotide sugar dehydrogenase: MKEKICVLGLGYIGLPTAAMFASNGFDIIGVDVNEKVVKALNKGEIIIEEPYLDTMVRDVVTSGKLKASVKPEVSDVYIIAVPTPINEDKTADMSYVISATRSIVPLVKKGDIVVLESTSPPKTIDNIIVPILKESSLNVEEDLYIAHSPERVIPGKILFELVENNRIVGGIDEESALKVKKLYQSFVKGEIFTTNATTAEMCKLTENTFRDVNIALANELAKICEQLGINIWDVIKFSNKHPRVNLHQPGPGVGGHCIAVDPWFIVEKFPETAKMITLSRTINDSMPEYVFNKSRKILGTLKNKKVTILGITYKPDVDDMRESPIIELVELFEEVSGITISICDPFVESFRYLEKDIYTACKDSDLVILGVNHKLFSDTNMEKIYKNMRQANILDTRNFFDEKALVDIGFDYNLLGKGK; this comes from the coding sequence ATGAAAGAAAAGATATGTGTACTAGGTTTAGGTTATATCGGACTTCCTACAGCAGCAATGTTTGCAAGTAATGGATTTGATATAATAGGTGTAGATGTTAATGAAAAAGTTGTTAAGGCTTTAAATAAAGGCGAAATAATTATAGAAGAACCTTATTTAGATACAATGGTAAGAGATGTTGTAACATCAGGGAAATTGAAAGCATCTGTTAAACCAGAAGTTTCTGATGTTTATATTATTGCTGTACCAACACCAATTAATGAAGATAAGACTGCTGATATGTCATATGTAATCAGTGCTACAAGGTCTATTGTACCATTAGTCAAAAAAGGTGATATCGTAGTGTTAGAATCTACTTCACCACCAAAAACTATAGATAATATTATTGTACCAATATTGAAAGAATCTTCACTTAATGTAGAAGAAGACTTATATATTGCTCATTCTCCAGAACGTGTTATTCCAGGTAAAATACTATTTGAACTTGTAGAAAACAATAGAATCGTTGGAGGAATAGACGAGGAGTCAGCACTTAAAGTCAAGAAATTATACCAGTCATTTGTAAAAGGTGAGATATTTACTACTAATGCCACTACTGCTGAGATGTGCAAATTGACAGAGAATACATTTAGAGATGTAAATATAGCACTTGCCAATGAATTGGCTAAGATATGTGAACAATTAGGAATTAATATTTGGGACGTTATCAAATTCTCTAACAAACACCCTAGAGTTAATCTACATCAACCAGGACCAGGAGTTGGAGGACACTGTATAGCAGTCGATCCATGGTTTATAGTTGAAAAATTCCCAGAAACTGCTAAGATGATTACACTTTCTAGAACTATTAATGATAGTATGCCTGAATATGTATTCAACAAAAGCAGAAAGATACTAGGTACATTGAAAAACAAAAAAGTTACAATACTTGGTATAACTTATAAACCAGATGTTGATGATATGAGAGAAAGCCCAATTATTGAATTAGTAGAATTATTTGAAGAAGTTAGTGGCATCACTATATCAATTTGCGATCCATTCGTTGAATCATTCAGATATCTAGAAAAAGATATCTATACTGCATGTAAAGATAGTGATTTAGTTATACTTGGAGTAAATCACAAGTTATTTAGTGATACTAATATGGAAAAGATATATAAGAATATGAGACAAGCTAATATACTTGATACGAGAAACTTTTTTGATGAAAAAGCGCTTGTCGATATAGGATTCGATTACAATTTATTAGGAAAAGGTAAATGA
- a CDS encoding glycosyltransferase gives MKMKKRVLMVANQFPPMGGSGVQRSVKFAKYLPEYEWEPVVFTRESSKGLIDKSLLNDIPKDLEVIRTKPYDLNELKKPFNLAGKFISRKLLIPDGDVIWYKKNKDILLDYVKKNNIDIIYTTSYPYSDHLLGLYVKKHMPNIPWVVDFRDEWCNNPYILDMGYSKNRMEKERKMEREVISNCDYFITNTPLMLKNFLKDYDMKEKSFVIPNGYDKDDFDNINKDYVKKDKLIITYSGSMYGRRKPDYFLQAVEELIDEQKIDKKDILIRFIGNIPNKKIKEINENYSLSETVKYLPYMEHKKSIEKLVESDILLFIIGEGKGAENFYSGKVFEYMNTNRPILALVPPKGVAADVIKDTNTGYISDTTNVKQIKELMLKLYFDWKNDAIEMNPNWDKIKTFERRQLTKQLVEILNRAK, from the coding sequence ATGAAAATGAAAAAAAGAGTTTTGATGGTAGCTAATCAATTTCCACCAATGGGCGGTTCAGGAGTTCAGAGAAGTGTTAAGTTTGCAAAATATCTTCCAGAATATGAATGGGAGCCTGTTGTGTTTACTAGAGAAAGTAGTAAAGGTTTGATTGATAAATCATTATTAAATGATATACCAAAAGATTTAGAAGTCATAAGAACTAAACCTTATGACCTAAATGAACTAAAAAAACCTTTTAATTTAGCTGGAAAATTCATATCCAGAAAGTTATTGATACCTGATGGTGATGTAATATGGTATAAAAAAAATAAAGATATCCTTCTGGATTATGTTAAGAAAAATAATATAGATATTATATACACCACATCTTACCCATACAGTGACCATTTATTAGGTTTATATGTTAAAAAACATATGCCTAATATTCCTTGGGTAGTTGATTTTCGAGATGAATGGTGTAACAATCCATATATTTTGGATATGGGATATTCTAAGAATCGTATGGAAAAAGAACGAAAAATGGAAAGAGAAGTTATTAGTAATTGTGATTATTTCATTACTAACACTCCTCTAATGTTAAAAAACTTCTTAAAAGACTATGATATGAAAGAAAAATCTTTTGTTATACCAAATGGTTATGATAAAGATGATTTTGATAATATTAATAAAGACTATGTAAAGAAAGATAAATTAATTATAACTTATTCTGGTTCAATGTATGGAAGAAGGAAACCAGATTATTTCTTACAAGCGGTGGAAGAATTGATTGATGAACAAAAAATCGATAAAAAAGATATATTAATTAGATTTATAGGGAATATTCCTAATAAGAAAATAAAAGAGATTAATGAAAATTATTCTCTAAGCGAAACAGTAAAATATTTACCTTATATGGAACATAAAAAAAGTATAGAAAAACTTGTAGAATCAGATATATTATTATTTATTATCGGTGAAGGAAAAGGAGCAGAGAATTTCTATTCAGGTAAGGTGTTTGAATATATGAATACCAATAGACCTATATTAGCTCTTGTACCTCCAAAAGGAGTTGCTGCTGATGTGATAAAAGATACCAATACAGGATATATATCTGATACAACTAACGTAAAACAAATAAAAGAGCTAATGCTGAAATTATATTTTGACTGGAAAAATGATGCTATTGAAATGAATCCTAATTGGGATAAAATAAAGACTTTTGAAAGAAGGCAGTTAACAAAACAGCTTGTTGAAATACTTAATAGAGCTAAATAA
- a CDS encoding glycosyltransferase family 4 protein — protein MKILHLISGGDQGGAKTHVITLLRELSKNADITLVCLLEQDFAIEARDQGINVIVMQQNKRYKLDIVKSLISMLEKDKYDILHCHGARANFIGMLIKKKYSIPTVSTIHSDYKFDFDNNLYKKLVYTTLNYFSLKHMDYFIAITNQFKQMLVGRGFKQDKIYVAYNGIKITPRNYSMSREEFLSRYNIKYSQDKIYVGIATRLHPVKGIPVFLKAAEKVLKTNNNIQFLIAGNGDANYTNKYKEYVKTNKLEDNVVFLNFVKDIDNFYNAIDINVLTSHSESFPYALLEGGLNKKATICSRVGGIPEMIINEQSGLLFEDGNYDKLAEYVERLAGDVELRLQYSNNLYNRIENNFSDKNMAKTHIEIYRSILTGNIKRGR, from the coding sequence ATGAAAATATTACATCTTATTAGCGGTGGAGACCAAGGAGGAGCTAAGACTCATGTCATTACTCTATTAAGAGAATTAAGTAAGAATGCTGATATAACCCTTGTATGTCTTTTAGAGCAAGATTTTGCAATAGAAGCTCGAGACCAAGGCATTAATGTTATTGTAATGCAACAAAATAAAAGATATAAATTAGATATTGTTAAAAGTCTCATCAGTATGTTAGAAAAAGATAAATATGATATACTTCATTGTCATGGGGCAAGAGCTAATTTTATAGGAATGCTTATAAAAAAGAAATATTCTATACCTACTGTATCTACTATACATAGTGATTACAAATTCGATTTTGATAATAATTTGTATAAGAAATTAGTATATACGACATTAAATTATTTTAGCTTGAAACATATGGATTATTTCATAGCTATAACTAACCAGTTTAAACAGATGTTAGTAGGCAGAGGATTCAAACAGGACAAAATTTATGTTGCATACAATGGAATTAAAATTACTCCAAGGAATTATTCAATGTCCAGAGAAGAATTTCTAAGTAGATATAATATAAAGTATAGTCAAGATAAAATTTATGTTGGTATTGCTACAAGACTTCATCCAGTAAAAGGAATACCTGTTTTTTTAAAGGCTGCAGAAAAAGTACTTAAGACTAACAATAATATTCAATTTTTGATTGCTGGTAATGGAGATGCTAATTATACAAATAAATACAAAGAATATGTCAAGACTAATAAATTAGAAGATAATGTTGTATTTTTGAATTTTGTTAAAGATATAGATAATTTTTATAATGCTATTGATATTAATGTACTTACTTCTCATAGTGAAAGTTTTCCTTATGCATTATTGGAAGGTGGACTTAATAAAAAGGCAACAATCTGTTCCCGGGTAGGTGGAATACCAGAAATGATTATTAATGAACAATCAGGATTATTATTTGAAGATGGTAATTATGACAAGCTGGCTGAATATGTTGAAAGGCTTGCTGGTGATGTAGAATTGAGATTACAATATAGTAATAATCTATACAATAGAATAGAAAATAATTTTTCTGATAAAAATATGGCTAAAACACATATTGAGATATACAGAAGTATATTGACAGGGAATATTAAGAGAGGAAGGTAG
- a CDS encoding DUF4330 family protein, producing MRIVDKNGKLFGKINIMDIIIILLVILIGVTLYNKIYNKGDSAVSSTKQDIYIVAEAYGQAPDVVDSIKQGDKIVAQNIYQSGDIDYVDISDDNYVTTTNEGKLIVQKRTDKKTIEVGINCKANINGPYIDCGGQEIKVGKSYWIKTSKGQIRGFIKEIKLEQ from the coding sequence ATGAGAATAGTTGATAAGAACGGTAAATTGTTTGGTAAGATTAACATCATGGATATTATTATTATACTTTTAGTTATATTGATAGGTGTTACTCTTTATAATAAGATTTATAATAAAGGTGACTCAGCAGTATCATCAACTAAACAAGATATATATATTGTTGCTGAAGCATATGGGCAAGCACCAGATGTTGTAGATTCTATAAAACAAGGAGATAAAATAGTAGCTCAGAATATATATCAATCTGGTGATATAGATTATGTTGATATCAGTGATGATAATTATGTTACTACTACAAATGAAGGTAAACTTATTGTACAAAAAAGAACTGACAAGAAAACTATTGAGGTAGGTATTAATTGTAAAGCTAATATTAATGGACCATATATTGATTGTGGTGGACAAGAGATAAAAGTTGGAAAATCATACTGGATAAAAACCAGTAAAGGTCAGATTAGAGGATTTATTAAAGAAATTAAATTAGAGCAATAA
- a CDS encoding DUF4330 domain-containing protein yields the protein MKIINEKGKLFGLVNIIDLITILLIIALVLGALYKFKGNSINMIGSNKTKEMEYVVRLNPNYEDFFKQINVGDKLVQDKRVLDASITDIKIQDFYESIPDENGEVSIQKHPLFKEAFITIKATVSDKDPIFKLGEQEIRVGCSNFVRTKLFEMSGFIYKVIE from the coding sequence ATGAAAATTATAAATGAAAAAGGTAAACTATTTGGACTAGTTAATATTATTGATTTGATAACAATTCTTCTTATTATTGCATTAGTTTTAGGAGCTCTATATAAATTTAAAGGAAATAGTATTAATATGATTGGTTCCAATAAAACAAAAGAAATGGAGTATGTTGTTAGACTAAATCCAAATTATGAAGATTTCTTCAAACAAATAAATGTCGGAGATAAATTAGTTCAAGATAAACGAGTACTTGATGCATCAATTACCGATATAAAAATTCAAGATTTCTATGAAAGTATACCAGATGAAAATGGAGAGGTTTCTATCCAAAAACATCCATTGTTCAAAGAAGCTTTTATAACTATAAAAGCGACAGTTTCTGATAAAGATCCAATTTTTAAATTGGGTGAACAGGAGATAAGAGTTGGATGTAGTAATTTTGTTAGGACTAAGTTATTCGAGATGTCAGGTTTTATATATAAAGTTATTGAATAA
- a CDS encoding O-antigen ligase family protein — protein MKNKISILIVIIGLAIGLIGAKFGISIAIGATMVVLLGAAIILDYQKTVILLGLYVFIDFIVRNIAGLAVVSSIWDELMFLGFICIFIYKLIRYRKLGFYKSTPLDFPIVFFVLLGVFLVFINSPNLGIAIDGLRAVVQYMLWYFLAVQLLDSTKGILKVYWVLTITGTLLGLHGIYQYLTGAEMLGNWVDSAENITTRAYSIVGSPNILGAVFVLFIPMSIALLTSDHNKLRKFIAFCMTVIMAGGLFATMSRGAWISAAFGIFIFILYKNKKLILPLILCAGIAVLMLPSLSSRLTYMFTDEYKAKSSQGGRIYRWEEGVNAWSEGNKAIGLGLGRFGGAVATNNDLSPFYMDNYYLKTLAEMGIIGLSAFILLLICVIKWCTTAVIKERNGRKKDLMMGLLAGALGILAQNAVENIFEVPMMVTYFWLCIGLIMALSMDKGRYSIRDKRMI, from the coding sequence GTGAAAAATAAAATAAGTATATTGATAGTAATAATTGGTTTAGCTATTGGTCTCATAGGTGCAAAATTCGGTATTAGTATTGCTATAGGAGCTACAATGGTTGTACTTCTAGGAGCAGCTATCATACTAGACTATCAAAAGACGGTAATTCTACTTGGATTATATGTTTTTATTGATTTCATAGTAAGGAATATTGCTGGTCTCGCAGTAGTTTCTAGTATATGGGATGAATTAATGTTCCTAGGATTTATATGCATATTCATTTATAAATTGATTCGTTATAGAAAATTAGGTTTTTATAAATCAACCCCTTTAGACTTTCCAATTGTTTTTTTTGTTCTGTTAGGTGTGTTTTTAGTTTTTATCAATTCACCTAATTTAGGAATAGCAATAGATGGATTAAGGGCGGTTGTCCAATATATGCTTTGGTATTTTTTGGCAGTTCAATTATTAGACTCCACAAAGGGTATATTAAAAGTATATTGGGTACTTACCATAACTGGAACACTTTTAGGTCTTCATGGAATTTATCAATATTTGACAGGAGCTGAAATGCTAGGAAACTGGGTAGATAGTGCTGAGAATATAACTACAAGAGCATATTCTATTGTAGGAAGCCCTAATATACTTGGTGCAGTTTTTGTACTTTTCATTCCTATGAGTATAGCATTGTTAACATCTGATCATAATAAATTAAGAAAATTTATTGCATTTTGCATGACAGTCATTATGGCTGGAGGATTATTTGCGACCATGTCAAGAGGTGCATGGATATCTGCTGCATTTGGTATATTCATTTTTATACTATATAAGAATAAAAAACTGATATTACCTCTTATATTATGTGCAGGTATAGCAGTCCTTATGCTTCCCTCATTATCAAGCAGACTAACCTATATGTTTACAGATGAATATAAGGCAAAATCTTCTCAAGGTGGAAGAATCTATAGATGGGAAGAAGGAGTTAATGCTTGGAGTGAAGGAAATAAAGCCATTGGTTTAGGGCTAGGTAGATTTGGAGGAGCTGTAGCAACTAATAATGATTTATCACCATTCTATATGGACAATTATTATTTGAAAACATTAGCAGAAATGGGTATAATCGGTCTATCTGCATTTATACTATTATTAATATGTGTCATAAAATGGTGTACTACAGCGGTTATCAAAGAACGGAATGGAAGAAAGAAAGATCTGATGATGGGACTACTTGCAGGAGCATTAGGGATATTAGCTCAAAATGCTGTAGAAAATATATTTGAAGTTCCAATGATGGTGACATATTTCTGGTTATGTATCGGACTTATAATGGCATTAAGTATGGATAAAGGCAGATACAGTATAAGAGATAAAAGAATGATATAA
- the csaB gene encoding polysaccharide pyruvyl transferase CsaB, whose translation MINIVISGYIGYSNCGDDAILLAICEGIRELNIEANITALSKNPTITMRDNNIKSVYRFNWREVARTIKNADIIISGGGSLLQDTTSTRSLLYYLGIIRLAKFHNKKVMLYANGIGPIYKKINRLMTKYIVNKVDLITLRDDLSKRDLDSMKVTKPKIHVTADPVFSMNINKKRYKDLLKDNNIPLDKPLVGILFREWKNINYEEIIANVCDELIANKDVNIVFIPMEYKEDIDISKRIASRMKQNSYVLDEDLDSSSIIGVIGEMHMILSMRLHALLFAALSSVPMVGFVYDPKVSCYLDLLKMPSAGNVKELNKTYINDIVNDVYNNYDKYVNQLDEIKVEMRKKSELNNKYLLDLINSNID comes from the coding sequence ATGATAAATATTGTAATCTCCGGATATATTGGTTACAGTAATTGCGGTGACGATGCAATACTATTAGCTATATGTGAAGGAATTAGAGAATTGAATATAGAAGCTAATATCACAGCTCTATCTAAAAATCCAACAATTACTATGAGAGATAATAATATAAAATCAGTATATAGATTTAATTGGAGAGAAGTAGCTAGAACTATAAAGAATGCTGACATTATAATAAGTGGTGGAGGAAGTTTGCTTCAAGATACTACAAGTACTAGATCATTACTATATTATTTAGGGATAATAAGATTAGCTAAATTCCATAATAAAAAAGTTATGTTGTATGCTAATGGAATAGGACCAATATACAAAAAAATTAATAGATTAATGACTAAATACATAGTTAATAAGGTGGACCTAATAACACTTAGAGATGATCTTTCCAAACGAGATCTGGATAGTATGAAAGTCACTAAGCCTAAAATCCATGTTACCGCAGACCCCGTATTTTCTATGAACATTAATAAAAAAAGGTATAAAGATTTACTGAAGGATAATAATATTCCACTAGATAAACCTTTAGTAGGTATATTATTTAGAGAATGGAAAAACATTAATTACGAAGAAATCATTGCTAATGTATGTGATGAACTAATTGCCAATAAAGATGTAAATATAGTTTTTATACCGATGGAGTACAAAGAAGATATTGATATCAGCAAACGTATCGCTAGTAGAATGAAGCAAAATTCATATGTGTTAGATGAAGATTTGGATTCATCATCCATTATAGGTGTTATAGGTGAAATGCATATGATACTTAGTATGAGACTACATGCTTTGCTATTCGCTGCACTGAGTAGTGTACCAATGGTTGGATTTGTATATGACCCAAAAGTCAGTTGCTATTTAGATTTATTGAAAATGCCGTCAGCTGGTAATGTTAAGGAGTTAAATAAAACTTATATTAATGATATTGTGAATGATGTTTATAATAACTACGATAAATATGTTAATCAATTAGACGAAATAAAAGTTGAGATGAGAAAAAAATCAGAGCTTAACAATAAATATTTGTTGGATTTAATAAATAGTAATATAGATTAA